In Papaver somniferum cultivar HN1 chromosome 9, ASM357369v1, whole genome shotgun sequence, the genomic stretch taccaatttcaaacctagggttttagtgaataaaaaggattgaaattgacataataggtgtCTAGAGAGGTATGGGAAAGATGGGTTTTGATTATGAATAGCCATGAAAGCTCGTAGAAGGggcgtggtggtggttgaggcggaggcggaggcagtggagttggtggcggaggcggaggcagtggagttggtggcggaggcgATGGATTTGCAGAGAAGAGAGGGGGAAGAGGATGGGTTCGATTAGGTTGAGTTAGGGGAATCTTTGGTTGATGGGTAGGAATAGGATTAGGTGATATGGTGTGAGGCGGACCATCAGAatttgatgcacagcgaggagACGATGTTGGATGAAATGTTTGATGGATGAATCCGACGGTTAAGATTAGAGTTAGGTGCTATGGTGTGAGTCAGACGTATCGAAATCTGATGAACAGCGAAACAACTCTGTTGGATTGCTGAGATGGATCGAATCAGACGGCTACAGAAGGAAGCGGGTTTGGGTTTAGAGTTTAGGCTTGGACATGGGTTtgagtttgggaaatgagtttgggcttaggAAATGTTGAGCCcaattcttctttaagaacaatctcttccttgttaagcccactTCTATCCTTGAATCTTCCATACAACATTCTTCGTTGCTTTTTCGCCAGAGTTTCTATCGGCTTTCTCCCATGTCTTTGCTcctttcgctccgcaactcatctagtctttatttatcacctaaaaatacaaaattaaatagTATTAAGTATTTATCCtcgaggagagtaaaatacagaatTCATTACAGAAAGAGAATTAATTGTATGCAAaaagggataagtgccaataaaatgataagaaataatgcaatatttggcacctatcatTCAGAACAATGGTTCGATCAAACTAAGGcgcctccttttgaataggaaaGTGATCATTATTGAGAtgcggagttggaataacttcatcattgCTACATggactttccaaaggttgctcatcctCAAAGTATTCTTTGTCATCCATAGGAATTTCAGAATtaatttggttttgaggccaaacttcttcttcattcattgCCTCGCTGAGTTGAGCAATGCGATTCTTCATGATATCTATAGACCTTTGAAGTCCTTCGAGTGTATCTTCAGTCTTTTTGCCACGCTCATCCATATTATTCATAAATTGGAGAATTATATTTTCTGATGTATTTCAAAAGTTGTAGTAATAGTGATTAAAAACtgagttcttttcgaacttgtgaagggaataatatttctgattttttttttagatttaaataatttagaaatgtaggaaaacttaattcaaaattgatttcaagatattaaagataACCAAAACACTAGAATCcgctattacacatgaatgactGATATCAAATATTTCGTAACTCTAATTAGACttttaatcttttgtttcttaattcacaaatgaTCAAACATATTTTCAAATATTAATAGCCTGTTCGGTTCAAGTTTTTCAAATCTCAGGAATTGGATTCCAAGAAATGGATTCCATGGTAAAACAAAATCTGTTTGGTTGGGATAATTGGATTCCATTGTAATTCAAATCTATTATTTACTTAAATATCCTTGAAACTTCTAATAAAGCTAAAACTCAAAAATTTaagaattcaaaatttcaaaacaaatttGAACCATGGATGACTATTGTTCCACTTGTGTATGAAGCGCCTTTTTCCACATGGTTCTTAAGAACTTCTCAAGTGAAACTATATCTTTTTCATAGACTACATATTTACTGATTACTTACATAAAACTGAGCGAACAAATTTATAGAGTAGAATCACAACCTTATTTCGAAAGGCAAAAACAAAATATAAGATTCTATTGTTGTATTTCGAATGTAGAGTTCGAACATATAGAATTTGCCAAAAAAATACAACGCCATCACAGAAAAGTAGCAGGTGACAATAATGCAGAATTACTGATCTTTCACAGCAAACTATACAGCTGCTGCAGATGGGGAGTTGATGTAATTCATAAACTTGTATCAAAGTAATTAAGAAGTTAAGCCAACTAAGAGTGCTTTTTCTTGCTTCTTAACCTAGATTTGTAATCAAGAGTTCTTGCCATCTTATCTCATATGCCAAAACTAGCTTCAGGTTTCATAAAGTCTTAAATAACTCTTCAAAGCTACACAAACAAGAACTTAAATTGAAATTGGAGAAAGTACAGTTGTTGCTAACCAAATACCCGTAagaaaacaaaagaggaattcagTGGACCTTCTAACGCTTCCTTTTCCACCAATGCGGTTCACACCAGCCATCTTCTGAAGCTTCTTTTTTTCACTACTACTTGAGTATTCTATTCTTCACATAGTGAGCCCTCTTCCCTTCTTCCATCCCGAAAAACATTTTGGTCTTCGTAGATGAATCAAGTATAATCGAAGCAGCATCTATCACATCATCATCAGTAAGACCATCAATCTTCTGTAGCTCCTCAAACAACTGTTTGTTGGTGTCTGATTCTTGGGCCAATGTACTACGAATTGCTTCAAAATGTGAAAGAGTGCCTGATACAAACTTGCTGAAAGAATTAGCCATCAGATTAAGACCATTCGAATCACCACTTGATTCACCAGATCCAACATTCAAAGAAGATGATCTAACCCTCTTCCTCCTCCTACCTTTATCATTACTATTATTGGCTTCGTCCACTGATCCAGATTGGTTACTTTGTTCGCGTTCTGTTTCTTGTCAGTTTCCTGTTTTGTTTCGTTCTCCCTTTCTTGCTCATCTTCTTTATCTATCTCTTCCAACTCTTCAGCTAAAGAAGCAGCTCCTTTACCATTTGCTCTATCTTCAGCAAATATTGCAACCAATGCGTCCAAATGAGGAAAAACTTTCCCATACACTCCCTTTATACTTGGATGAGACTGCAAAATCCACAAATTGGGACTTTAAAAAATAAGAACAACAAACTGGACAAAATTAAACTAGAAACTCACAGTTCATAAATGAAACGAAACAAATGCAAAATGAAATTGCGGACTTGCCAGAGGCAGTGTTATTAACGCGAATGCAGAAGCTACACCCATGATATTAGTTAGTGAAGACACAGGTGAACGGTGAGTATCAGTGCAGTAACAGTGCAGTTAAAATAAACAGTGCACTGAGTATCAGTTGAGTAACAATTGAGTAACAGTGCAGTAACACAAAGATGTAGAATAGTAGACTTACTACTGCGCATTCAAGCCTTGACTTCCTCAAAGTCCATACACAAAGACCTTATCCCACCACAAGGTCTAGTTATCACCATCAATTGATGCCTATAATGGTCATCGTTACCAAATTCACTAAATATACTTACACTATTCACACTACATGGTTCATAAGGTAGCTCAATCTCAAACTTCGAATAGTGATTAGAGGAGAAATTAGAGACACAGCTAATTAAATAGAAAGGAATATATTTAATAATGGTTTGAAATTACCTTGGCCCATTCATCAAATAAATTCTTCTCACACACAAGCTTATTGTTGACATAATCCCATTCAAAACCACTTCCAGAACTTAGCATTTCGTTGATTGCCATTGAATGCTTCTTCAAAGTCTTTATTCTCGAATCAATGTTGGTAGTACTTAACCCGGAATTGGGTAGTTTCTCAGCTAATTTTTGCTCAATCACTTTCAAATAGCCAGATTTAAATCCTGTATCACTCTTCCACTTGCCATCAAGTGCAAGTTCCGTCAAAATATCAACCAATATGTCATCTTCAGCTTGTACCCAACTCCGATGAGGTGCCATTACTTGCCTGTTTACAACCAAATTATGTCAAGATAATTTCATAAGTAGTTTAACTTCAAATGGAACAAGGAAATGAACCATAGTAATTCACAGATTAACAGTGAGATTTCATCATCTGTGATTGTTGTAAAGGCAGAAAACATAGTAGTCATTGCTGCTATCAAACTCACACAGATACTATAAGATAGAGACAAAAATCAACCATTTGCAAAAATAAATCTGAAATGAACCATCCCCTTACTATATCATTAGAAGATAAGTAATAAACCTTGTTCTTGTAACAGTTCAGTACAAATGAAAGTGATAAAAAATGTAAGCTAATACAGGAAAATGATGAAATCATTTTAACTAAATATGCGCCTACATCTACGTGCAGTCCATCTTTCCCACATTTGATCAGCTAACTCCTTTCTCTGAACATCCCAATAATTCGAGGAATCGACATGTTCGATAATTCGACTTTCTTGAGGAGAAACCAAATTAATTGGTCCATCTTCATATTCATCTTCCGGTAAAAATTCATCCATAGGCATTTCTCTCCTAATAAGGTTATGTATCAAACAACATGCCATGATAAAACGGCAATGTATGTTCACAGGATACCATGAGGGACCCCTAAATATTGCCCATCTCATTTTCAACAATCCAAAAACTCTTTCAATCACATTCCTAACCCtacaatgtttcatattgaaCAATTCTTCAGCTGTCCTGGGTTCTAAACGATCTCGCCCCCATTCCttcaaatgataacgttgacCTCTAAAGGGAGCAAGAAATCCTCCACTATTCGGATAACCGGCATCAACAAGGTAATAGTAACCTAAACAAGTAAGCATGTAAACAACCATCACTATATTaataaaaaacatgaaaaacactcGCTAATCCGCAGATTCAAGTTATAATACTCTAACAAACTTACCATGTGGAACTTTTAAgccattttttttgtaaaaggCTTCCCTAAGAACACGAGAATCAGCAGCTGATCCTTCCCATCCAGGATATACATATATGACCTCCAAGTCTTGAGAACATACACCTAAGACATTGGTAGCAATTGCGTTTTTCCTTGTACGATACCTAGGCTTGTCTGCTGTTGCAACGTGGACACTAATATGTGTTCCATATAATGCCCCTAGGCAGTTCTAAAGGTAAACAAGGTGATGTTAATAGTTCATTAGTGATACGAAAAACCAAGTGTTAATATTCATGACATATAAGGTTAAAAAGGTTATAATATTTCATTTGAGACAATCTCATACCTTAAAGCAGTTCCATCTCTGTTCAACAGAACTTGTAGAGACTGCTACCGGTTCTTTTAACAACTCTCCTTGAAGCCTAATAACTCCTTTCAACACCGTGTTCACATGTCTACTAATCGTATCTCCTGATCGCTTGAATTGAAAACCCACAACTCTATTCTTATGGTGATGCGCATTACATATAAAAATATCGCCACCATTTCTTCGACATCACAATTCCTATTATCTTCTAGTCCACTAACAGTGTGCAACTTATGACAAAGAATTCTAAAAGTGCGTCTATCGAGACGAAGTTGGGATTTACATTTGGTGTCACTTTTGTATACCAAATCTTCCATCACCCACAATCGTACCATAGTTAATTCAAAACGATCATTAGCTCTTAACACACTGCTTTGATGATGCAAGACATATGAATAGAAATAAATGTAAAATAAAGTTGCAGCATCCATCGTTGTTCGGATATTGTCTGTCATCATTTCAAGTTTCCTTTTTTTTGTCAAGACTAGAGGTGTCATACTGGAAGTGGGTCTGAATTTGAAAAGGATAAGAACAAAATGGTCAACCATACATGACTATACAGACACGGATGATAAAACAGTAAACAATCATACAGCCACAGGGTGACTCAGTATAGGTCTCAAGTCAAATATCAAAAgtttttcaggaaaaaaaaaagcataaTCTAAGTTAGTTTTTCATTGTCAAAAAAACACAACACAATCAAGGGATAGTTAAAAGATGATTTCATGGATTATATCATAAACCCAACATACACATGCATAAGCTAATTTtatcataaaactaaaaaattaCCTAAATCAATTTAAATGAAATTGGTGAACGAATTATACCTTGAAAGTTCTTATTAGTTGAATCAAAGGGAAACGCTGATGATATTGTAGTTGATTGAGTCGGGAAAAGAAGAAATAGGTACTGTTGAAAATGAAAGTTAGAGTTCTTGTGGAAGAAATTATTGTTCCTGAGTTGATGACCGATTATCACAAAGCCGCAAATCCAATTGAGATGATAATTGGTCTTTTAATCAATCATTCCTGCAACAAactgaaaagaaatcaaaaccctaacaaaacgagcagttaaaaaaaatgaaattacatacagatagagaagaaagaaaatacgAGAAGTTGAAACCCTAACATAATCATCGTATTTCTCCATCTCTCATTCTTCAgtggtttctttcttcttctctctcgatctcttcttctctctcgatcTCAAACGAAATggttaaaaatgaaaaatgaaaaccaGATTCAGATTTTGTTTTCAGAGGGACAGATTCGTAATTTTC encodes the following:
- the LOC113313080 gene encoding protein ALP1-like translates to MDAATLFYIYFYSYVLHHQSSVLRANDRFELTMRSGDTISRHVNTVLKGVIRLQGELLKEPVAVSTSSVEQRWNCFKNCLGALYGTHISVHVATADKPRYRTRKNAIATNVLGVCSQDLEVIYVYPGWEGSAADSRVLREAFYKKNGLKVPHGYYYLVDAGYPNSGGFLAPFRGQRYHLKEWGRDRLEPRTAEELFNMKHCRVRNVIERVFGLLKMRWAIFRGPSWYPVNIHCRFIMACCLIHNLIRREMPMDEFLPEDEYEDGPINLVSPQESRIIEHVDSSNYWDVQRKELADQMWERWTARRCRRIFS